TACATTATCCATGCTTAAAAATATCATGAGCCTCGGCTCATTCTGGCCGCTTTCACCCTCCATCATGGAAAGGCGGGATAATATGCCGCCTGTCTGGGCCATTGCTTCTATAATAAGTACACCGGGCATAATGGGGTTTCCCGGGAAATGGCCCTGAAAGAACGCCTCATTTGCCGTTACATTCTTGTACCCTACTATCCTCTTCAAAGGCTCATACTCCGTTACCCTGTCCACAAGCAGAAAAGGGTACCTGTGTGGAAGCAGCTTAACAATATCCTGGTATTTTATTGGCAATTCCATATTTTATCTCTCTATACCTGTTTAATAACCTGTTACTTTTCTTCGAGTTCCTTAAGTCTTTTTTCAAGATCCCTTACCTTTTTATTAAGCTCAGGGAGTCTTCTGATAAGGGCCCGGGTCTCCATCCAGAGCCTTGGCGGCATCTCAGGGTTGCCAAGAACCGCTTCGCCCTCTGCTATGGGTTTATGCACACCTGCGGCAGAACCTACAATGGCCCTGTCGCCTATTGAAATATGATCTTTTATCCCGACCTGACCGCCTATAATAACATTTTTACCAACCTTTACACTCCCGGAGATGCCTGAAAGGGCTACAACAATGCTGTGCTCACCAATAACCACATTATGGGCCACCTGCACAAGGTTATCTATCTTTACACCTCTTTTTATATGGGTTGTGCCGCTTGCCGCGCGGTCTATGGTGCTGTTTGCTCCTATCTCAACATCATCATCTATCATGACATTGCCAAGCTGAGGCACCTTGACATTCCCTTCATCACTCTGGACATATCCGAAGCCATCGCTCCCGATCACACACCCTGCATGGATGATCACATTTGCGCCTATAATGCAATTCTCATACAGGGCAACATTGGAGTGGAGCACGCTGTTACTGCCCACCTTTGCATTATTGCCGATAAAGACCCCTGGAAAAAGTATTGCATTATCACCAATAACAGCATTTTTACCGACATACACAAAAGGGTAGATTGACACACCACTGCCGACCACTGCCGTTTCATCTATGCATACATCACTGCTGATGCCTTCGTAACGAGGTGCCTTAGGCGCAAACATGGCCGCAAGCCTTGCATAGGCAAGCTTCGGGTTTGCTGCTAGTATCTGATCACCTGTGTAGCCCTCCAGTTTTTCTGTAACAATCAGTGCAGATGCCTTTGTTGAAATGGCCTGATCCCTGTATCTTGCATCATAAAAAAAGGCTATATCCCCCTCTTTTGCATTTTCAAGGGAATTCATACCGGAGATAATGCGCCCCCTATTTCCGGCTACTGTGCCCTTTATGAGCCTGGCTATCTTTTCGAGTGTAAGTTCCAAATCATGCCCCATTAAGCGCCTGCCCTTGAAAACAGACTGCGTATTACCCTGATTATGGTTTTACCCTGTTAAGCTCAGCCAAAACCTGATCTGTAATATCAAGTTCCTTGGCAAAATAGAGGATACCGCCATTCGACCTTTCGGCTATCAGGTCAAGCTTTTGCTGCTTGGCAATTGCTTCAACCACCCCTGACAGGATATTAAGTATGCTGATGCGGGCATCTGTCTCTGCCTTTTTCATCTCTTCAGTCATGTCCTGAACAAGATAATTGAGGTCACGTCTCTTTTTCTCAAACTCCTTTTCCCTTTCTGTCTTTGCATCCATGCTCAGCATCAGGCTCTGTTTTTCCATATCCTTCTGCATGTCAATCAATGCCTGCTGCTTTTTATCAAGGTCTTTCTGCATCTCAGCCTGTTTATTCTTGAGTGATTCAGCTATCCTTTTGCCCTCATTTGATTCCTGTATGCACCTCTGGAGGTCAAGCACCCCTATTTTAAGAGGTTCCGCAGCTGACACACCAAGTTGAATAAAAAGAAAAGCGACTGCTACTGTTAATATTTTGGTTAAATGTTTCATTATCATATCCCCCTTCATTTATATGTTTAACGTTGTTTTTAACTATTATTCAAACCTGACGCTAAAAAGAACCGCCAATCTTGAATTCAAACTTGCCGGAATCAGGATCATTCTCCCGCTCTTTAAGTTTGATGCCATACTCAAGCCTCATTGGCCCCATTGGCGAATACCACCTGATGCCAAACCCTACAGATGCCCCTGCGCCTTTTTTCCAGCTCTCACTCTTTACTATATCATTGCCAAAGGCATTGCCCGCATCAAAGAATACAAGCCCGGTAATCCCTTTACCCTTTGCAAAGGGTACTCGGTACTCTATCTTATAGAGCCACATCTTGTCGCCGCCTATTTCAATATATGTACCGGGGTAAAGTGGTGATATGGTTCCCCATTCATACCCCCTGACAGTGTCAATACCCCCGATCCTGAATTTTTCATAAATTGGAAGGTAAGCACCCGACCGGCCCTCCACATAACCAAGCTGCGCGCTTGCAACCAGCACTGTGCCCTTGAACAGGGGGAGATACCAGGTTGAATTGAGGGTATATTTATTAAAGGCCACATCCCCGCCAAGAGGACCTCCGGCATACTCAAAGGTAAAGGAATTCAGAGACCCTTTTGTGGTATCCCACCATTTATCCTTGGTATTACGTTCAATGCCAAAAACCATGCTGCTTGTGAGGTATTTATTATCGGCAATATCCTGGATGGGATCAACTATACTTGTGTAGACATCAGTTATTTGTGTCCTGTCATAGGTGTAGAATACGCTCCCCCTGGTATAGTCATCCAGCCCCAGCAGGAAGGAGAGGCCTGCATTTCCGCCCATCTGCTCCCTTGTGTAGTCATCATAGTCTCTATCCCAGTTGTAGGCCGATATGGTACCCCTCACAGGCCTGTCAAACATCCAGGGCTCTGTGAATGTTGCATTGAACCTGGTTGTCCGGCTGCCGGCCATAGCCTCAATACTGAAATTCTGCCCCCTGCCGAACAGGTTGTTGTTGTCAAACTGGAGCTGAAACATAAATTTTTCATAACCGCCATACCCCGCAGAAAAGGATATTGACCTCTGGAGCTTTTCTACACCCTCTATATCTATTACCATCAGGTCATCACTGGTCCCCCTCCTGGTTTTTACCTCATGTTTTTCAAAGATCTCAAGCCGGTCAAGATTCTCCCTGCTTTTTGCCAGTTGTTGGCTGTCAAAATATTCCCCCTCTTTAATTTTAAGTTCCCTTCTTAAGACCATGTCCTTTGTAATCTCATTACCGGAAATGTTGATCCTCTCTATGCGAACCTTCTTCTTTTTATCAATTGTCAAGGGTATATCCATAAAGTTCGTACCCTCAATTACCCTTTGTGAAGGATTCACTTCCGCATATGCATAACCAAGGCTGCCATAAAGCTCCTTGATTTTCTGGGTCTCAGTATGAACGGCCTGCCTGCTGAAGGGGTCTCCCTTTTTTATATCTATGAGCCTCCTCAGTTCATCCGCGGGCCGCAGGAGGTCACCCTCAAAAACAATATCATTTACAAAGTACTGCTCTCCTTCAACAATATTTATTACCAGACTGAGTTTCTCTTTATCATATACAACCTCAGGTTCGCCAACACGCGCCTTTACATATCCGTGGCTGTCATAAAAGGCTGCCAGTTTATTTACATCATACTCCAGCTTCTTTTTATCAAGCACCCCGGAATCAGTGAACCATGAGAGCCACCCCTTTTCCTTGGTAAGCATCTCCTTTTTTAATTTCTTGTTCTTAAACACCTTGTTGCCCCTGAACTCTATCTTTGAGATAAGCACCTTTTCCCCTTCATTGATCACATAGGTCAGCGTTACCTCATTATCCGGGAGCTCCTTGATCTTTTCCTGTATATCAACATTATAATACCCGGCATTCTTGTAGAATTCTGTCAGCCTGTTAATGCTCTGCCTGACATCATTGAGGTTAAGGACCGAATATGCCTTTAGGCCGAGCTCCTCTTTCAGTTTATCATCCTTTTTCTTTTCATTTCCCTGAAAGCTGATCTTGATGATGGTGGGCTTTTCTACCAGATTAAAGGTAATCACCTTACCATCAGGGCTGTCTGATGTTATCAGATTTACATCATCAAAAAAGCCCATTTTATAGATAGTTCTAAGGTCTCTGTCGAGTTTCACCTGATCAAACGGCTCGCCCTTCTGACTCTCCATGATCATAAGTATGGCATCATCGCCTACCCTTTTATTCCCTTCAATTATAATATCTGAGACCACGCTCTTTTTATCCATCTGGGAGTTCAGGCTCTCAGCAATCTTTTTTAAAGAGGCAGGAATGTTGTTCTTATTATTTTCCACCATCATCACTGTAAATGGGGATTTGCCGGTATCAGGGTCAAGCACCCTGGCACTAAGCTGGATATCATCTTCTCTATGATTATACTCGCCAATGATAACCCACTTTGCAGCATTAGCCCTGGCTAGAGGGATTATCTGCTTTTCAGGCTCTGAGTAGGAGATATTTTCACCAAGGGCATTATTAACAAGTTCCGGATTAGATACCTCATAACCAAGCGCGGACATCTCGGTTGAAAACCATTTCTGAAGAGTAATATTTAGATTTTCCTCAGACTCGGTGGATTTAACCATAAAGGGTATCACAACGACCTTGTCCATGGCTGAGGCAAATGCCGGGATTAAAAACAGGCCGAAAAAGAGCAGCAACATAAAAATGGGGATATGAGTTATCCTTTTAACAGGTTTAGTTCGGGCCGATCTGTTCAGGAAAAATCCCTGCTCTGTTCTATTGTAATTTACCATCGACAATCTCCATTACCTTTGTCATGTTATCTGCCAGTTGCTGATTATGGGTAACAATAACCATGCTCAGATTCTCTTCCTCTCTGATGCGAAGAAGATGATCAACTACCTCTTTGCCTGTATTTCTGTCAAGATTTCCTGTGGGTTCGTCAGCAAGAAGAATCTTTGGCCTCATCATAAGGGCCCTTGCTATGGCCACCCTCTGCTGCTCGCCGCCTGAAAGCTCACCGATCCTGTGATTCAGGCGGTTTTCAAGCCCGACCTTATTAAGCATGTTTCTCGCCATATCCATTGCTTCCTTTTTCCCCATTCTGGATATCAGGGCTGGCATCAATGTGTTTTCTATTGCATTAAATTCAGGAAGAAGGTGATGAAACTGGAAAACAAACCCTATCTCCCTGTTCCTCATGCGGCAGAGGGCTGTTTCATCTAGGCCAACAATGTCTCTGCCCTGGATTTTCATATGACCTGAAGAGGGCCGTTCAAGACCGCCCATGATATTCAGGAGTGTGGATTTGCCCGCCCCTGATGCCCCGATTATGGCCAGGGTATCTCCCTGATTTATGGTGATACTGATCCCCTTGAGCACCTCAATGGTATTGCCATTATGCCTGTATGACTTGTAGATATCTGTTAATTCAAGCATATATCATATCCAGGAATCATCTATTCATACCTCAGGGTCTCAACCGGGTTCAGCCGCGATGCATGCCATGAGGGGTATATAGTTGTTAAAAATGATAAGAGGAAACCTGCTATTGTCACAACCATCACATCAGCGTAATCAATCAGTACAGGGAGGGTGGAGACAGGGTAGACATCCGAGGGTATCTCAATAAATATGTAATTTGAGATCAGGTAACATATACCCAGGCCGGAAATCACCCCTGCAAGGGTGCCGGTTATGCCTACAATAAGCCCCTGTATCATGAATATACTCATGATGCTCTTTTTTGTGGTACCCATTGTCCGCAAGATTGCAATATCCTTTGCCTTTTCTAGCACCGTCATAACAAGGACGCTGATGATATTAAGCGCCCCAACCATAACTATCATGATCTGTATGATGAACATGGCTGTTTTTTCCAGCTTGAGCGCCCCAAGCAGGCTGCGGTTATACTCCTTCCAGTCAATTACCGAATAACCGCTCCCGAGTATTTCCCTGATTTTTCTGGCTGTAATATCAGATTGCTCAGTATTATCCACCTTAACCTCCAGGTGCGTTGCCTTGCCTTCCATAGCAAAGAGCCTCTGGGCTTCCTCAAAAGATATAAATATCAGGCGCTGGTCATACTCTATCAACCCTGAAGAAAAGATACCAGAGACCCTGAAGTTTTGTTTTTTTGGGGTCCTGCCAAGTGGGGTAAGCCTTCCGCTCGGAGAATTGAGTTTTATTATATCCCCCTCACCGATCCTGAGACTTTTTGCAAGTTCAATCCCGATAATCACATTAGGGATATCATCGCCGGTATTTTTAAGGGATGAGATATCCCCGCTCTGCATCATATTCTTAATACCGGTTATTGCTGTTATGCCTTCAGGATCAACCCCCCGAACGTATGCTCCTGTGGTGTAGGAGGATTGGAGGAGCAACTCTTTCATAATGGATGGAGATATATCTGTCACCCCTTGAACAGATTTAAGTCTCTCTTTTGTACTCTCATATTCGGTTATACTCCCTTCATCGCTGCTTACCCATATGTGGGGCATTATCCCTAAAGACCTTGACATGAGCTCTGACCTGAACCCGTTCATTACAGAAAGTACAACAATAAGGGACATCACACCAACCATTACACCTAAAATGGAGATGACCGATATTATGGAGATAAAGGCCTGTTTTCGTTTTGCCTTCAGGTATCTCAGGCTTAAAAAGAGTTCAAGTACCATTAAAAAATGAAACCCCCGTGAAAATATGCGGGGGTATTCCTTTCATATCATGATTGTTTATGTCTCATATGAGGGAATAGTATTACATCCCTGATTGATGGCGAATCAGTCAGAAGCATTACCACCCTGTCTATTCCGATACCCTCTCCTGCTGTTGGTGGCAGGCCATATTCAAGGGCAGCAACAAAGTCTTCATCCATGTACTGTGCCTCATCGTCTCCGGCCTCCCTTAACGCCACCTGTTTTTCAAACCTGCCGCGCTGATCATCCGGGTCATTCAACTCTGTAAATGCGTTAGCGATCTCCTTGCCTGTAATATAGAGCTCAAACCTGTCAACAATATCAGGGTTTTGATCATTCTTCCTTGATAAGGGCGATATCTCTGTTGGGTACCCGGTAACAAATGTGGGGTTAATTAACTTGTGCTCAACAAGCTCGTCAAATATCTTTTCAAGCACCCTTACATGGCTGTCGGTCTTAAGGATGGGTATCTTTTTTGACTCGGCAAATTTGACTGCCGCTTCAAAATCCTTTATTACCTCATCGCCTGTGCCGCCTATATCCCTGATGGCGTCATAGAGTGAAATCCTTTTCCATGGGGGTGTAAAATCTATCTTTTGCCCCTGGTACTCTATCACAAGGCTCCCCTTTATCTCTGTGAGAAGTCGGCTGAAAAGCTCTTCAGTAAGAAGCATAAGCTCTTCATAGGTTGCATAGGCCATGTAGAATTCTATCATGGTAAACTCGGGGTTGTGTTTTACTGATATACCCTCATTCCTGAAATTCCTGTTTATCTCATAGACCCTGTCAAGGCCGCCCACAACAAGCCTCTTTAAAAAGAGCTCCGGCGCTATCCTCAGATAAAGGTCCATACCCAGGGCATTGTGATAGGTCTTAAATGGCCTTGCTGTTGCGCCGCCGGGGATGGTCTGCATCATGGGTGTTTCCACCTCAAGAAAGCCCTGTGAGTTGAAGTAGTTCCTGAAAAAACTTATTATTTTGCTTCTTGTTATAAAGACATCCCTCACATCATCATTAACAATAAGGTCTACATAACGCTGCCTGTATCGTGTTTCTACATCTGTAAGTCCGTGCCACTTTTCAGGGAGGGGCCTCAACGATTTGGTAAGGAGCTTTATCTCTGTAGCAAGTATTGTCAGCTCATCGGTCTTTGTCTTGAAAAATGAGCCTGTTATGCCTATATAGTCACCTATATCCATAAGCTTGAAAAGCTCATAACCCGCATCGCCGACTTTGTCCTTTCTGATATATGCCTGTATCTTTCCGGCGTTGTCTTTTATGTGGATAAATGCGGCCTTGCCGAATACCCTCATGGCCATTATCCTGCCGGCAAAGGTGTATGGGGTGGTATCTTTTTCGAGCTCTTCACCCGAAATCCCCCCGAACCTTTCTATGGCCTTTTTTGAATCAAAGTTGAATTTGAAACCTGCCGGAAAGGGGTTAATACCTAATTCTTTTAATCGATCAATTTTTTTTCTGCGATCTTCAGTTACTGTGCTTGTTTTTTCCATAATCAATAAACCGCTATAAGTATTTAAAATAATAGTAAATGATTAATTTTTTTAGTTAAATTAATAATTTGAAACGTACTTTTTTAATCCATATACCTTTCTTAGTCAAGGTAAAAGATGGTAGAAAAAGGCCCCATAAGAGCGTTTAGACATGATATCCGGGGTTTTGTTCCTGCTTATTTTTACAGAGGAGAAAAAGAGTAAAAATAGAGCAGGGCACAAACTATCGCCAGATGAAGATAATTTAACGATGGGCTTAATATGGTCTTATTTGACCTGTCTATTTATCCTGAGACATTAGAGTTAAAAACTGTTTCTCTTAATAAATATTCCGGAACAACCACTCATCCGGAAAATATATCTATTATTTAAATGCCTTAC
The nucleotide sequence above comes from Desulfatiglans sp.. Encoded proteins:
- the fabZ gene encoding 3-hydroxyacyl-ACP dehydratase FabZ, yielding MELPIKYQDIVKLLPHRYPFLLVDRVTEYEPLKRIVGYKNVTANEAFFQGHFPGNPIMPGVLIIEAMAQTGGILSRLSMMEGESGQNEPRLMIFLSMDNVKFRRQVVPGDQLKFVIETLRTGSKIWKLAGKAFVDEELAAEAEMTAQLF
- the lpxD gene encoding UDP-3-O-(3-hydroxymyristoyl)glucosamine N-acyltransferase: MELTLEKIARLIKGTVAGNRGRIISGMNSLENAKEGDIAFFYDARYRDQAISTKASALIVTEKLEGYTGDQILAANPKLAYARLAAMFAPKAPRYEGISSDVCIDETAVVGSGVSIYPFVYVGKNAVIGDNAILFPGVFIGNNAKVGSNSVLHSNVALYENCIIGANVIIHAGCVIGSDGFGYVQSDEGNVKVPQLGNVMIDDDVEIGANSTIDRAASGTTHIKRGVKIDNLVQVAHNVVIGEHSIVVALSGISGSVKVGKNVIIGGQVGIKDHISIGDRAIVGSAAGVHKPIAEGEAVLGNPEMPPRLWMETRALIRRLPELNKKVRDLEKRLKELEEK
- a CDS encoding OmpH family outer membrane protein, which translates into the protein MKHLTKILTVAVAFLFIQLGVSAAEPLKIGVLDLQRCIQESNEGKRIAESLKNKQAEMQKDLDKKQQALIDMQKDMEKQSLMLSMDAKTEREKEFEKKRRDLNYLVQDMTEEMKKAETDARISILNILSGVVEAIAKQQKLDLIAERSNGGILYFAKELDITDQVLAELNRVKP
- the bamA gene encoding outer membrane protein assembly factor BamA produces the protein MVNYNRTEQGFFLNRSARTKPVKRITHIPIFMLLLFFGLFLIPAFASAMDKVVVIPFMVKSTESEENLNITLQKWFSTEMSALGYEVSNPELVNNALGENISYSEPEKQIIPLARANAAKWVIIGEYNHREDDIQLSARVLDPDTGKSPFTVMMVENNKNNIPASLKKIAESLNSQMDKKSVVSDIIIEGNKRVGDDAILMIMESQKGEPFDQVKLDRDLRTIYKMGFFDDVNLITSDSPDGKVITFNLVEKPTIIKISFQGNEKKKDDKLKEELGLKAYSVLNLNDVRQSINRLTEFYKNAGYYNVDIQEKIKELPDNEVTLTYVINEGEKVLISKIEFRGNKVFKNKKLKKEMLTKEKGWLSWFTDSGVLDKKKLEYDVNKLAAFYDSHGYVKARVGEPEVVYDKEKLSLVINIVEGEQYFVNDIVFEGDLLRPADELRRLIDIKKGDPFSRQAVHTETQKIKELYGSLGYAYAEVNPSQRVIEGTNFMDIPLTIDKKKKVRIERINISGNEITKDMVLRRELKIKEGEYFDSQQLAKSRENLDRLEIFEKHEVKTRRGTSDDLMVIDIEGVEKLQRSISFSAGYGGYEKFMFQLQFDNNNLFGRGQNFSIEAMAGSRTTRFNATFTEPWMFDRPVRGTISAYNWDRDYDDYTREQMGGNAGLSFLLGLDDYTRGSVFYTYDRTQITDVYTSIVDPIQDIADNKYLTSSMVFGIERNTKDKWWDTTKGSLNSFTFEYAGGPLGGDVAFNKYTLNSTWYLPLFKGTVLVASAQLGYVEGRSGAYLPIYEKFRIGGIDTVRGYEWGTISPLYPGTYIEIGGDKMWLYKIEYRVPFAKGKGITGLVFFDAGNAFGNDIVKSESWKKGAGASVGFGIRWYSPMGPMRLEYGIKLKERENDPDSGKFEFKIGGSF
- a CDS encoding ABC transporter ATP-binding protein; this encodes MLELTDIYKSYRHNGNTIEVLKGISITINQGDTLAIIGASGAGKSTLLNIMGGLERPSSGHMKIQGRDIVGLDETALCRMRNREIGFVFQFHHLLPEFNAIENTLMPALISRMGKKEAMDMARNMLNKVGLENRLNHRIGELSGGEQQRVAIARALMMRPKILLADEPTGNLDRNTGKEVVDHLLRIREEENLSMVIVTHNQQLADNMTKVMEIVDGKLQ
- a CDS encoding lipoprotein-releasing ABC transporter permease subunit; this encodes MVLELFLSLRYLKAKRKQAFISIISVISILGVMVGVMSLIVVLSVMNGFRSELMSRSLGIMPHIWVSSDEGSITEYESTKERLKSVQGVTDISPSIMKELLLQSSYTTGAYVRGVDPEGITAITGIKNMMQSGDISSLKNTGDDIPNVIIGIELAKSLRIGEGDIIKLNSPSGRLTPLGRTPKKQNFRVSGIFSSGLIEYDQRLIFISFEEAQRLFAMEGKATHLEVKVDNTEQSDITARKIREILGSGYSVIDWKEYNRSLLGALKLEKTAMFIIQIMIVMVGALNIISVLVMTVLEKAKDIAILRTMGTTKKSIMSIFMIQGLIVGITGTLAGVISGLGICYLISNYIFIEIPSDVYPVSTLPVLIDYADVMVVTIAGFLLSFLTTIYPSWHASRLNPVETLRYE
- the lysS gene encoding lysine--tRNA ligase — encoded protein: MEKTSTVTEDRRKKIDRLKELGINPFPAGFKFNFDSKKAIERFGGISGEELEKDTTPYTFAGRIMAMRVFGKAAFIHIKDNAGKIQAYIRKDKVGDAGYELFKLMDIGDYIGITGSFFKTKTDELTILATEIKLLTKSLRPLPEKWHGLTDVETRYRQRYVDLIVNDDVRDVFITRSKIISFFRNYFNSQGFLEVETPMMQTIPGGATARPFKTYHNALGMDLYLRIAPELFLKRLVVGGLDRVYEINRNFRNEGISVKHNPEFTMIEFYMAYATYEELMLLTEELFSRLLTEIKGSLVIEYQGQKIDFTPPWKRISLYDAIRDIGGTGDEVIKDFEAAVKFAESKKIPILKTDSHVRVLEKIFDELVEHKLINPTFVTGYPTEISPLSRKNDQNPDIVDRFELYITGKEIANAFTELNDPDDQRGRFEKQVALREAGDDEAQYMDEDFVAALEYGLPPTAGEGIGIDRVVMLLTDSPSIRDVILFPHMRHKQS